The genomic stretch CCAATAGGGAGCGAATACAATTCGAGGCTTATATGTACGTATTTCAGCTACAATTCGATCTATTTGCATTCTAGTCGGCGCAAGTCCACGGTCGGGCAATCCTAGATTTGATCGCATCATTAGACCAAGAACCTTGGATGCCTCAGCTGCCTCCTGCTTGCGCAGCTCAACCGTACCGTTGGAAGACATTTCTGCTTCCGTCAAATCGCACACGCCAACCTTGTAGCCCGCCTGAGCATGCTTCGCAATTGTTCCACCCATTCCAATCTCGGCATCATCAGCATGAGCGCCAAAAACAAGAATATCTAGCGTATCCATCATTCTGGAACACCTGGTTTATATTTATGGACAAGCTCACGCCACGCAAAATCTCCGCGTTCAAGCGCTTTAACTAATAATTCAGCAGTTGCCACATTTGTAGCTACTGGAATACCTTGAACATCGCAAAGGCGAAGCAAGGCAATAATATCCGGCTCATGAGGCTGCGCCATGAGAGGATCACGCAAAAAGATAATAAGATCCATCTCATTTTGAGCTACTAATGCGCCGATCTGTTGGTCTCCACCTAGCGGTCCAGACATAAAACGGTGAATTGACAAGTTTGTCTGTTCCATAATACGACTTCCTGTTGTACCAGTAGAGTACAATTTATGCGGTACAAATACTTTCTCATAAGCGATAACAAAATTAACGATTTCCTCTTTTTTGCGATCATGTGCGATAAATGCAATGTTCAACATGACAATCCCCTCTCTCTTGCTGCCAAATAAATCTACTCCATAATATGTTCGAAGCCGTATATTAAACCACTGTAAGTCATTATCTTATTCACTGCAACATTCACGCCTGGCATGTATCCTGCACGATCATAGGAATCGTGACGAATTTTGAGCGTTTGACCGTTGCCGCCAAACACGACCTCTTGCTGAGCAAACACACCCGGCAGCCTAACACTATGTATACGAAAACCGTTATAATATCCGCCGCGTGCGCCCTCAATAACTTCTTCCTCGTTTGGGTTGCCTTGTCTCAGCTCTTTGCGTGCTTCAGAGATAAGCTCAGCGGTTTTGATCGATGTGCCTGATGGTGCATCCAGCTTCTGATCTCCATGATATTCAATGATTTCGACATGAGGCAAATATTTGGCAGCCTCAGCGGCAAATTTCATCATCAAAATTGCACCGATGGAGAAGTTAGGAGCAATCAAGCCGCCAATTCCTTTCTCTTGGCAAAGCTCGTCCAGCTCCTCGATTTGTTCAGGCGTGAATCCTGTTGTCCCCATAATGGGGCGAACACCATATTGTATAGAAAGCTTCGCATTGTTATAAGCGGCTTGCGGCACCGTGAAATCAACGAGCACGTCCGCTTTTGTACCGCTAAGTGCTTCCTCAAGTGAAGCACTGGCCAAAACGCCCGTATTGGGTTTCCCTGCAAATACGCCTGCATCTACGGGACCCGCCGAAGGAGCGACGGCAGCAACCAATTGAAGCGTCTCATCCTCCAGCACCATTTTCACGACCTCGCGTCCCATTCTTCCACTTGCTCCCGCTACTGCCACACGAATTTTTTGTGTTGTCATGCTATTCACCTGTTCCTTTTTCTTTTTCTTGCATTTATTCGCATATGCAGCATGCGTCTTTTGCGATTAACGTCAGCAAACAGCGTTCTTACTGCTGAATGGCTGGGGTCAAGCCGCATCGCTTCACGCGCGTTTTTAGTTGCCTTATCATATTGTCCTCTCGAAGCATATAAGACACCGAGTGTGTAATAAGCTTCAAAACATAGCGGATCAAGCGCTGATGCTCTCTCAAGCAGCTCAACCGCCTCATTGAGCTTTGGCGGTATCTTTGCAAGCAAGAGGTCCGCCTCTGCAAAGAGCAGCTTCGCTTCAATGGTCTGCAAATGATAACTGTATTCTGCATGCTCGGGGTCTAATTCAACCGCTGTCTCAGCAAGCTGCTTCGCTTTCAGCCATTTACCGCTGCGTGCGCAAGAAACAGCACAGATATGATAATAAAATGCATTTTCGGGATCAGCCTCTATTGCTTGCTCGAACCAATATATCGCTTGCTCAAAGTCGCTGTTTAAAATATATTCGTAAGCTTTTTTGATGCAGCTCTCGCCATCCATCCGCCCATCCTCCTTGTACACAGGTTGATGGTACAGCATATGTTAGGAGCTTGTTTACAGTTCGGTATTTTTCTTCGTCCAACGATTCGCATCGCGAATCGCAAACTTATGCATAACCTTATTGTGTGCTTCCGTTAAATCAATATTAAGTGAATTAGCGAAGCATGAAAGGATAAATAAAATATCGCCTAGCTCCATTTCAACGGTATTTTCCGCTTCATCGGCTTTTTTTGGTTTTTCCCCGTAAAAATGGTTTACTTCGCGGGCAAGCTCACCGACTTCCTCTGACATTCTAGCCATCAGGGCAAGCGGACTGAAATAGCCTTCTTTGAATTGTGATATGTAATCATCTACTTCTCGCTGAATATCTGTCAATGTTTTTTCCGACATCGGTACATTTCCTTTCTGACGGTAGCTATACCTCCCTATGTTAACGTAAAGCAGTATTTAAAATCAATGTTTTTTGATTCATCAAATTTAGCCATACTACTCCTAAGTAAATGTTTTCAAATCACGTATTGCATATGCTGAAATACAGGTCGTCATTTTCCACAAAAAAAAGGAGTGCAGTAAAATGTCAAAAATAATAAGACAAATACGAATGGTTATTCCTATTTTGCTCGGCACTGCGATCTACGCTTTTGGTCTGCAATACTTCGTCATCCCTAACCAACTGATGGAGGGTGGCGTTACAGGCATATCCGTATTGCTTAATTATGCAGCGGGCATACCGCTTTCTATCTCCACATTAGTTCTGAATATTCCATTATTTCTCCTCGGCCTTAAGACGCTTGGCCGCGGCCAAATGATGTATACGCTTGTCGGAATTGTCTCCTTGTCAGCATTCCTAGCACTAATTGAACAGCTTATTAACCGAAAATGGCTCATTCCCTTTGCCAGCTCACATGACTATATGCTGGCCGCCTTATATGCAGGAGTAACATTAGGAACAGGACTTGGCATCGTATTCCGCTTTGGTGGTACCACGGGAGGCGTTGATATTATTGCCCGAATTATATCAAGGTCAAAGGGCATGAGTATGGGACAAATTATTTTGAGCTTGGATGCCGTCATTATCGGAATATCGTTATTTTATATTTCAATTGAGAAGGTGCTCTACACATTAGTTGTCGTATTTATCGCTTCGAAGCTGATCGATTTCATTCAAGACGGCGCTTATGCAGCCAAAGCCTTCTCCATCATATCTGAGCATGGTGAAGCCATATCACAGAAAATCACACTAGAGCTAGAACGAGGAGTTACCCTGATACCAGCAAAGGGCGCATTCTCAGGACAGCAAAAAGAGATCGTCTATTGCGTCGTTCAGAGGCAGGAAATTCGCCGTCTGAAAATGATCATTCGCAATATCGATCCCCGTGCTTTTATTGTTATCAATGAAGTACAAGATGTTCTAGGAGAAGGCTTCAAGGAAGAATAACCGAATTACGGAAGTGGTTTTACACCAAACGGATTTAACTTATACTTTCGCCATCCCGAATACGTTAGGATAGCTGAAATAAAAGCTCCCAAGAAAAGTGTCCAGCTCAGTGGATTTGATGTCGAAGCAATCGCTGTCGTTGGCAGCACTTCAGCTCGTCCACTTTTATCGTACATATGAACAATCGATTCCTTTAATGCAATAATTGAACGGTCGATCATAGCGTCATTCGTCGTATTTGACCTACTAGCTTCCAATAGTCGATTCGTATAGCTTATTCTCTCTACTACTTCTGCCCCATGCATGCTGCCATATAACAGATTCATCGCCGGCTCAACACGCTTCATATGTGCCTCCAAGCTATTCATCGACGCCCGTGCAGCAATCGCACCGTCACCCGTTTGGCGCTTCCACGCCTTCTCTACTCGCGACAGGTCATCCTGCATGATGCTCTCATATTGCAGAAGAAGTGCATGCTCTGGTCGCACGAGCGCATCTGCAGCCAATCGAATACGTGCAGCCTGAAGCAGCCACTCCGAGCTCATCTGGCTGTTTACCAGCGCACGCTCAATAGACCTTGCATCCTGTTCCATAGCGATCCAGCCCTCTTTGTGTCCTGAAGCTCTTCGAAGCTCTACTGTCATCATACGCTGCAACTGTTGAACCTGCTGGAAGCCTGCTTGACGATTATTCGTATAAGCTGCTTCATATAAAGAGCCAGCGATCTCATCCAATCGCTGGAGCTGTTTATCTGAGCTTGCTGACAATAGGCTGGCGTATAGAACGTTTGAATTGTAGTTCCCCCAAACGGATCCGACAAAACTAATCGACATGACGGTACATATGACGAATGGAACTATTATGCGCATCCTCATGGACATCCCCCCATAGATCAATCTATGAGGGGATGTCCAGTGCTATGCCTTCTTTCTAAAACGCCATACTAGTAAAGCAGCGCATAGACTAAAGATAGACAAGCCATATGTAAACATTCTTACAGCTGATATATCATCATGAAGCTCTCGAGGAAGATAAGGATACACACCATACGCGTAATCTACCGTATCATTGAGAAGCAGCCAGCCTGTTGCCACCGCCAATGCAATCCAGCCAGCCTTCATAAACCGGAAAAAAAGGAGCGCTTCAAACGCCATTCCTAAATGAGAAGCCATAAGCATGTAGTCCTGCCAATTCAGCTCACCGCCCTGCCAAGCTCCCGCTACGATCATCGATACTGCCCAAATGCCATATTTAACCGAGCATACGACAGCTAATCCTTCAATCGCATATTGTAGAATTCTCGAAATACCGTAAGAGCGCTGAAGCGGAAATAATAAATAAAGGAGGGCTACCGTAAAAAACAAGCTGGCCGTTGGAGAATCCGGCACAAAAACAAGCTGCCAAAGCGCATGCTCATTAAAGGTTTCGATTAATTGACCTTCATACCATATGTATCCATAGATTGTTCCTCCAAGATTAACTAGAAAAAGCAGCCACAAAAACGAACGGCTGAGTAAAAATTCACGGCTCCAAAAAAAGGCGAGCATGCTGAACCACTTCTCCTTCGAAAAACTTAAAATGTTCATGGTACAAGGTGAAACTTATTATTTTCCTATATTTCAAAAAAAACCTGACCGTGTAATACGATCAGGTTTTTCTCGAATAGTTATTCCGAAACAGCTTTTTGCTTAGACAACCATGTTGAAAGCTCATCGATTTCTTCAGCAGACAAAGAATCTTTAAATGGAGGCATGTTATTGCGGCCATTTGTAATTACATCAACAAGCTGTTCTTTCGATAGTATATCGCCAACGCCAACCAAGCTAGGGTATGAAGCCTGACCCTTCAAATCAGCTGCGTGACAACTAATGCATTTTGCCTGAACAGCAATATCCATTGCTGGATCATTGGCATCCACAAGTGAAGCTTCAACCGTTGGTTTCGTATAGTTTGGACGCTCTTGACCAGCTAATGCAGCCTCACGTGCTTTGTCAGCACGCTCATGATGCTCCGGTACTTGTCCGTTAATTTCCAACTGATGCTGGTAATGATCCCATGACACAACGGTCAAGTATATACAAGCAATAAGCGTTAGACCCATTAATGATGATGCAATTGGACGGCGGTAGAAGCGACGCTCCTTACCAGTATCCAAAAACGGTGCAAGCAGCAATGCGCCGAACATTATACCCGGAATACCAACCGTACCTAGCAAGATGTAGTCTTGTGAAACGTACGGATATTTCAAAAATTGATACAGGAACAAGAAGTACCAGTCCGGCATCGGTATGAAAGCAGCATTCGTTGGATCTGCTGGATAACCAAGCGGTGCTGGCTCAGCAATAACCCATACTAGAAAACCGACCAACACAACACAGCCTACCATCCATTCCTTCAGTAGGAAGTTCGGAATAAACGCTTCCGATTTACCTGGGAAAGAAGTATAGTCTGGCGGGATGTTCGGATGGTTGCTTTTCTTAACACGCGAGTCGCCTACATAGACAACCTTCTCGTTCGAATTATGACCATGCGCCATAAGTAAGCCTCCCTTCGCTTAAAGTGGTCCCGAAATACCTTGTTTCCGAATCATGATAAAGTGCGCAGCCAACATTGCAATCAGAGCGCCAGGCAAGAAGAACACATGGATCGCAAAGAAACGAGTCAGCGTTTGCGCGCCTACGATATCGCCCCCATAAAGGAATGAAGCGATATATGGTCCGATTACCGGAACGGATTCAGCAATTTGGACACCAACTTTTGTTGCGTAGTATGCTTTGTTATCCCAAGGAAGCAGGTAGCCTGTGAAACCTAGGCCTAACATAATAAAGAAGATCAGCATTCCGACAACCCAGTTCATTTCCCTCGGTGCTTTGTAAGAACCAGTAAAAAACACTCGTAAGGTATGTAGGAACATCATTACAATAACTAAGCTTGCCCCAAAATGGTGCATGCCTCGAACAATTTGTCCGAATGCTACTTTGTGCTGCAGGTAATCAACGCTTGCATAAGCGTTAATAATGTCAGGAACATAATACATTGTCAGGAACATACCGGATAAGATTTGAATAACTGTGATAAAAAACGTCAAGCCGCCGAAACAATAAACGAATGCAGAGAAATGGTGTGCCGGGTTAACGTGCTCAGGCACCTCGTGGTCAGCCACATCTCTCCATAGCGGCGTAATGTCAAGACGTTCGTCGATCCAGTTGTATACACTTTTAAACATCTGCAATACGCCCTCCTTAACTCGTTCTTGTATTCGGCATTACTGGACCCAAGTATACGAATCCATCCTCAAGCTTCACTTCGTATTCATCCAATGGATTTGGGGAAACCGTTATGTTTTTCCCGTCTTTCGAGTAGCGCGCGTCATGACAAGGACAATCGTACTCGTTTTGGCCTTTCGTGTTCCAGCCAATGGTACAGCCCAAGTGCTTACAAATGGGTGAAAGCGCAAAAATATTACCGTTTGCATCCTTCGAAATCCAAGCTGCAAGCTCTGGATCACTCACGTACCAACCATCGATCTGATGAATTTTAAATTTAAATTCTTGCGGCTCGTTCGTAATTTTGCTCTCTTCCACAACTTTTACGTAAGTGCCCTCACCCTTCTTCACTAAGAGCGGGTCCACTGCGAAACGAACCATTGGCAATACCGCGCCACCCATCATAAATGCAGTTGTGCCACCAAGCGTATATGACAAAAATTGACGCCGGGACATTTCTTTGCGCTGAACCGGTCGATGCGCGGTCTCGTGTTGTTCATGGTTACTCATCTTCTGTTCTAACCCCCTTTGCCAACCATATCTCGCGTCTTGCCGCAGGGCAAAAACACATGACGAACTAGGACATAACTTATAATAGCCTAGGTGCCTATGAGCGTCAAGAATATGGCTTCATATTTGCACGGTTATCAAAATCCCGTTCAATAATTTGTTATTATTTTGTCACATTTGACCTTGTCTGCCATTTGTTTTCCCCAAATTCTGATATTATTATACGACAAATTCAAGAAATTCATGTAGCTTGTCCGCTCCATAATGTGCGAATTCGTTCTGATACGACTGCTTGGAGCGGCAGCACGCCATCCTCATCAGGTTTAAACCACAAATCAATCGATGGACTTTCGAAAGTGAAATCCCCATTAGCTGTTACGACTATAATGTAACGAAAGCCTGATTGCTTCATTGAAGAGCACCATCGTTCTACTTGCCCCGATATTTGTTCGGGCTTATCTACATAATGCCAAGCAGGATAGGTGACAACGCGTCCTTTGAACGGAATTTCTATTAAATCCATAATATCTCGCAGCTGCTCCAGCCATTTCGTCGCCTCATAAGGCTCTATTGACTCTGTCATTCCTGTTACAGGCAGCAAGCAGGTGTCCAAATAGGGGCTAAGCTCCTCCCATTTTTCCTTCGAAATTTCACTAAACTTCATTCTCTTATCTTCACTCCTTAACTAAAACGCAGTACTTGCCAACATCGCTGCTTCTATGTTAACTCCAAATTTGATAATTGCCAATTGTTATAATAAGAAAAAAAGCTTCCCTATCCACAAAACGAACCTACTCGTCCGCCATTGTGAGGAAAGCTTTTTGTGCCTAAGCATTGTATTATACTGATCAAGCTACTCTATTTTTTTAAGGCATTTAGCTGTTTCGCAAGACGGTAAAACGTATCCTCGTCACCTGCGGCCAGTGCTTTGTCAATTCCGTCGTAGATTCGAGAGGTTTGAAATTTTAATACCGCATCGTCCAGTACAAATTCTGCGGCTAAACCTAGCATCGCTTCATACGTTACTTTCATTTTGTCCATAGGATACACCTCCAAACCGGCGTTAAGAGATCCTATATTCTACTCCCTTAGTCACATAGCTTTCCATCGTTTTTCTCATACGCAATAAATCCTCATCTGTAAGCTCTCTTACGACTTTAGCAGGTGAACCGATAGATAGAGTATAGGATGGTATTTTTTTATTCTCTGTAACAATCGAACCGGCTCCTATTAAAGCATATTCACCAATGTCTGCGCCGTTAAGTACGATTGCCCCCATTCCAATTAATGTGCCTCTGCCTAGGGTACAGCCGTGTATAATTGCGGCATGCCCAATCGACACCTCATCAGCTAAAATTAAAGGCTGATTGCTATTCAAATGACCCACGACTCCATCTTGAACGTTACAGCTGTGTCCAATTTGTATGGGAGCAAGATCGCCGCGCAAAACCGCATTAAACCACACGCTGCTTTTCTCAGCGATCGTTACATCGCCAATAATTTTTGCTCCCTCTGCTATGTAAACATCTTCGTGAATTTTGGGCATGACGCCCTTGTATGGAATCAACAAATATTATCCACTCCCTCTGCTTGATTAAATGTAGTTAGAACACAATATAGTATCTTTATATCCTAACTTATATTTAATCTTACACCAAGAGCGGTGCAAAAAAGCTAATGCAGCGTTACCGTTCCCTGCTCTTCTATGTTGATGCCCGATACAACGGCGGTTCCCGCTTTTGTCATCTTGACGACAGCTCCGTGAATCGGATGCTCGCCCAGCCGCAGCAATCCTAGATGTACCATCATCGTCATAATGCGCTGCTCTAAAATCGTATTTGCGTCGTCGTAATAATAGGGCTTTATGAAAGGAACCAGTACCGCTCTAAGCGATTCAACTGTAACCCACTCTACGGCGAGTGCATTCATCCAATGAACGAGAGACAGCAGGTTCGTAACAGGACCCTTATAAAGCTTCAGCCAAAACCGATAAATCTGACCTGCTTCTCCGGATGGTCTAGCATGGATGCGCTCCTCGCCAGCTCCAGTTAAGGTCAGGATCGTTTGTGTCTCGATTATATATTTCGAATAGTAACAATAATCGTAGATAAACGACATTCGATCAGGATATTGGTTGAAATGTCGGCCATAGCCGAAGCGCCAAGCTCCTTTCGCAGGAAGCTCCTCTGGAACGCCAAACTGATCAAACAACTGCAGCATGAACCGTTTGTACATTGAGCCGTCGGCTGTCAGCTGAATTTCATTGTGATGGCAATAATGAAGGAGATGCGTGATGTCATCATGGATTAGCATTTGCTCATCTCGATAAACCGGCGGCTCATCCGTATACTGCAGCTCAGCTGCAAATCTTCTTGCCAGTGTAGCACGAAAGCGTGCTTTCAAATCGTTCGGCACCTGGAACAAATACCTGCTCGGTCCACTAAAGCCGTTGAACAACCAGCCATGATGCTTGAATTTGGCTATCATTTCACGAGGGGTAAGTGTTTTCTCGGCTTCATCTGATTTTTTTTTCGATTTTCTTTTCTTCTGGGGGGGATCCGGAACTTCTTTGACCGCTGCGTCCCCGAATCTGCTTTGCTGCACTCTGGCAAGCAAATCCTCCAAGCTAAAAGAGCTTTGAGATTCAAACAGAAGTGAGTTTAAAAACCGCAGGTCCTCCAGCTTCATGCTGCTAATTTGTGCTTCAAAGACATCATTTCGACTTACGGTTGAGAGAATCGATTGAATCAAATCGTTTTTGGAATGTCCATTGCACTCGCAACGGTAAACGTCTGCAATTCTGCTAAGCTGTTGTATATCTGCGTAGCCGAGCATATCCGATAAATTCATAGTTCTCTCCCTTCTGCAGTGACCGCTTATAGCTGCTAAACGGTTCGCCTCGTAAGCTTGCTGTGCAATAGATGAGTGTCAGTTGTTATCATTATGGGAAGATCTTTGCTGTTTTATAACCTAAATTCAATCCATTTCCATAAAAAAAAGAGCCTCCCTTCAGAAACGCGAAGGATAGACTCTCACAAGCATCTTTATATGCTCAAATGTTTGGTGCAGTTATATAGCTGCGGATGCCATTTCTCATCACGAAGCTCCAATATCGTGTAGGAGAGATTTGCAATATGCTCATCCTGCAGCTGCATGCATATCTCATTGAGCAATTGTGCTAGAAAGCTGCCATGAGACACAACTAGCAAATTGCGTGATGGATATTCATGCTGCCACTCTTGAAGTGCATTCAGACCTCTAGCTCTAACGTCCCCACTAGGCTCTACGCCCGCTGCAGACTCTTTCCATTCCTTGCCCCAGCGCTCGTGCCTCTCTTGCTCAGTAGTCCCTTCAACCTCGCCAAAGTACCGCTCTCGCAAACGAGAGTCACCGTCTAATAAGGTAATATTTAGCTTCTCTGCGATAATGAGAGCCGTGGCATGAGCCCGTTTAAGATCACTTGATATTACAGCATCCCAAATAGGTGCTTCATTACTCAGCCGATTTGCTAATGCAATCGCTTGTTTTATTCCTTCTTCATTCAACGGGATATCGGTTTGTCCTTGAATTTTCCCTTCAGCGTTCCAATCTGTCTTTCCGTGTCTCACGAATCCAATCAACAAACAACATCCAGCTCCTTTTTAATTAATGTAAACAACAAAAGCTCCCTAAGGAGCTTAATTGAACAGCATTATTAGCTCCTCGTTCTAGAGAGCCAGTTCAAAATAAGTAGTGTCATAATCATACCAAGCAATGACAAAGCAACATAATACTGAGGAAATGCTGGCATTACCTTCAAAACGAAAGGATCACTAATGCTGGCAACAGGAATCTCTGCAAAAAATCCAGCCGTTACAATTCCGTCTCCTGATGCATTTACTGTATCCATCAAACCGCTTAGCTCAGCAATTTCAGCCTTAGTAACCCCACCCTGATGATCGAATACGAATACAAAAAACGCACTTGCAAACATGGCCATGCACGCTGCAACGATGATTGCAATATTACGGCGAAACGATTTGGAAAAATGATAGCTTTTGTTCGGAACAGGCATGAGCCAGGATTGTTCAGCATAGATGCGATCCATTACATTCCTGTTCACATGATCGGTTAGAGCTAAATTGTCGTCTTCCTCCGAAAGAAAACGAATCATATCCTCGCTCTCTTCCCACAGCTGGAATTGCTCCGCACACTCTGTGCATTCCAGCAAATGTTGATCAATAGCAGCCCGATCCTCATCAGTCTCAGATAAATCCCAATATTCGCCGAATTTTTCTTGCGCATCGTTGCAATTCATCTCGTATTCATCCCTTCGTATTCTTCCATCAGCGGCGTTTGTCCGAAATATGGCTCCAGCTGCGTTTTAACGCTTGCTCTTGCTCGGAAAAGCAGTGATTTCACAGAACTGACCGTCTGTCCTAAAATATTCGCAATTTCTTGATAGTCCAGCTGGTCATATTCCCGAAGAATAAGCGCTGAGCGTTGTTTCTCTGGCAAATTGTTGATCGCCTCTCGAACCATTGCCATTCTTTCCTTCCGGAGCACTTGCTGCTCTGGCACTGCATCTAGCGAAGCTACAGGCTCATAATCCGATTCATCGAGTGATATATGAGCTGATTTTTGCTTGCGAAGCTCACTAAGTACTGTATTCCGAGCAATGGTATATAGCCATGTTGAAAAAGAAGCATCCAGCTCCCGGAAAGAATGGAGGCTGCGGTATGCTTTATAAAAGGTTTCGGAACACAAATCCTCAGCCATCAGCTCCAGCTTTGCGCTCTTTAACATATGATAGATAAATGCTAATATTTTTCTTTGATAGCGCCGCATTAGCTCGGAGTAGAGCTCGACATTGCCATCCTTTATCTCACGTATTAATTGGGAATCAGTCATGACAGGCGAACCTCCTCCACCTGCGGATTATTCCCGGACGGTCATATTACATTGTACCGGTCGGGGAACGAAAAGTTGCGGTCTTTATCATAATAATTTCAAAAAATACGGATATACATATTATTCGTGCTGCATATTCAAATTCCTGCCTCTTTCGACAAAAGGATAAGATATGAAATTTTTACAATTGAAGAGTTCAAGAGCATAAAAAACCAGTCTCGGTAACAACTGGCTTCACTATGTACATGACTTTAAGTTATATGAGCAAATGATAACGACTATTCTATTCCTGATTCAAGCGATGATTTATTTTGCTGAAAAACATGGAGAAACGCTTCCACTACGCCGGGATCAAAGTGGAAACCTTTTTATCTTTTGATTTCTGCAATACTCATTATCATAATCCACAAGCTATTAATTTTCCAGCCTCAATATATCGACCGAATATCCGAACCCATTAGTTAGGCAGAAAATTGTTGTTGTAATAATGAAGTTAATTGATTTAATTGTTCGATTTCTTGATCAACCTTTTGAGAAGATTGAATTTGTGATTTAGAGATAACCATCAGCTGCTTCATCGATGCTATTCCTTGTTCAATGACAGCTGAGATTTGAACCATTTCCTTAGAAACCCCGTTGGAGTCTTCATTAATAGTCACAAGTAATTGATTCATGGCCAATATAAATTTTGACAGCTCATGAATCGTTAGCTTTACTTGATCAAATTCGTTTGCAAAAGCCTCCACATACTCCAATGATTGCTGCACGATCACTTGTTCATCTTCGATTTGACTTGCCGTTATCTCGCTCCCCGAGCCAATGGCTGACATTATCTCACGGATCTCTTTGGCAGCACTGCTTGTTTG from Paenibacillus sp. FSL H8-0548 encodes the following:
- a CDS encoding menaquinol-cytochrome c reductase cytochrome b/c subunit, yielding MAHGHNSNEKVVYVGDSRVKKSNHPNIPPDYTSFPGKSEAFIPNFLLKEWMVGCVVLVGFLVWVIAEPAPLGYPADPTNAAFIPMPDWYFLFLYQFLKYPYVSQDYILLGTVGIPGIMFGALLLAPFLDTGKERRFYRRPIASSLMGLTLIACIYLTVVSWDHYQHQLEINGQVPEHHERADKAREAALAGQERPNYTKPTVEASLVDANDPAMDIAVQAKCISCHAADLKGQASYPSLVGVGDILSKEQLVDVITNGRNNMPPFKDSLSAEEIDELSTWLSKQKAVSE
- the mgsA gene encoding methylglyoxal synthase, producing the protein MLNIAFIAHDRKKEEIVNFVIAYEKVFVPHKLYSTGTTGSRIMEQTNLSIHRFMSGPLGGDQQIGALVAQNEMDLIIFLRDPLMAQPHEPDIIALLRLCDVQGIPVATNVATAELLVKALERGDFAWRELVHKYKPGVPE
- a CDS encoding cytochrome b6 — its product is MFKSVYNWIDERLDITPLWRDVADHEVPEHVNPAHHFSAFVYCFGGLTFFITVIQILSGMFLTMYYVPDIINAYASVDYLQHKVAFGQIVRGMHHFGASLVIVMMFLHTLRVFFTGSYKAPREMNWVVGMLIFFIMLGLGFTGYLLPWDNKAYYATKVGVQIAESVPVIGPYIASFLYGGDIVGAQTLTRFFAIHVFFLPGALIAMLAAHFIMIRKQGISGPL
- a CDS encoding YitT family protein, with protein sequence MSKIIRQIRMVIPILLGTAIYAFGLQYFVIPNQLMEGGVTGISVLLNYAAGIPLSISTLVLNIPLFLLGLKTLGRGQMMYTLVGIVSLSAFLALIEQLINRKWLIPFASSHDYMLAALYAGVTLGTGLGIVFRFGGTTGGVDIIARIISRSKGMSMGQIILSLDAVIIGISLFYISIEKVLYTLVVVFIASKLIDFIQDGAYAAKAFSIISEHGEAISQKITLELERGVTLIPAKGAFSGQQKEIVYCVVQRQEIRRLKMIIRNIDPRAFIVINEVQDVLGEGFKEE
- a CDS encoding DUF2487 family protein → MKFSEISKEKWEELSPYLDTCLLPVTGMTESIEPYEATKWLEQLRDIMDLIEIPFKGRVVTYPAWHYVDKPEQISGQVERWCSSMKQSGFRYIIVVTANGDFTFESPSIDLWFKPDEDGVLPLQAVVSERIRTLWSGQAT
- a CDS encoding tetratricopeptide repeat protein, whose amino-acid sequence is MDGESCIKKAYEYILNSDFEQAIYWFEQAIEADPENAFYYHICAVSCARSGKWLKAKQLAETAVELDPEHAEYSYHLQTIEAKLLFAEADLLLAKIPPKLNEAVELLERASALDPLCFEAYYTLGVLYASRGQYDKATKNAREAMRLDPSHSAVRTLFADVNRKRRMLHMRINARKRKRNR
- a CDS encoding DUF1405 domain-containing protein, with protein sequence MLAFFWSREFLLSRSFLWLLFLVNLGGTIYGYIWYEGQLIETFNEHALWQLVFVPDSPTASLFFTVALLYLLFPLQRSYGISRILQYAIEGLAVVCSVKYGIWAVSMIVAGAWQGGELNWQDYMLMASHLGMAFEALLFFRFMKAGWIALAVATGWLLLNDTVDYAYGVYPYLPRELHDDISAVRMFTYGLSIFSLCAALLVWRFRKKA
- a CDS encoding sporulation protein YpjB yields the protein MRMRIIVPFVICTVMSISFVGSVWGNYNSNVLYASLLSASSDKQLQRLDEIAGSLYEAAYTNNRQAGFQQVQQLQRMMTVELRRASGHKEGWIAMEQDARSIERALVNSQMSSEWLLQAARIRLAADALVRPEHALLLQYESIMQDDLSRVEKAWKRQTGDGAIAARASMNSLEAHMKRVEPAMNLLYGSMHGAEVVERISYTNRLLEASRSNTTNDAMIDRSIIALKESIVHMYDKSGRAEVLPTTAIASTSNPLSWTLFLGAFISAILTYSGWRKYKLNPFGVKPLP
- a CDS encoding ubiquinol-cytochrome c reductase iron-sulfur subunit translates to MSNHEQHETAHRPVQRKEMSRRQFLSYTLGGTTAFMMGGAVLPMVRFAVDPLLVKKGEGTYVKVVEESKITNEPQEFKFKIHQIDGWYVSDPELAAWISKDANGNIFALSPICKHLGCTIGWNTKGQNEYDCPCHDARYSKDGKNITVSPNPLDEYEVKLEDGFVYLGPVMPNTRTS
- a CDS encoding nucleotide pyrophosphohydrolase: MSEKTLTDIQREVDDYISQFKEGYFSPLALMARMSEEVGELAREVNHFYGEKPKKADEAENTVEMELGDILFILSCFANSLNIDLTEAHNKVMHKFAIRDANRWTKKNTEL
- the dapB gene encoding 4-hydroxy-tetrahydrodipicolinate reductase, with product MTTQKIRVAVAGASGRMGREVVKMVLEDETLQLVAAVAPSAGPVDAGVFAGKPNTGVLASASLEEALSGTKADVLVDFTVPQAAYNNAKLSIQYGVRPIMGTTGFTPEQIEELDELCQEKGIGGLIAPNFSIGAILMMKFAAEAAKYLPHVEIIEYHGDQKLDAPSGTSIKTAELISEARKELRQGNPNEEEVIEGARGGYYNGFRIHSVRLPGVFAQQEVVFGGNGQTLKIRHDSYDRAGYMPGVNVAVNKIMTYSGLIYGFEHIME